A genome region from Neisseria meningitidis includes the following:
- a CDS encoding histidine kinase has protein sequence MILPARFSDGISLSLRLKLLTGLWVGLAALSVVLTLLLSLRLENAASVIEEAGNLRMQAYRLAYMAGEGSPRAQIDNQVAEFEKSLKRIAQSDAIHPLIPSDTPLAYDLIQSMLIIDWQAHILPPLQSYRRPTQVDLYRFAGNIELFLQALENANEKNTWWLRRFQWAIMLMTLVSSVLMLFWHQIWVIRPLQALREGAERIGRRCFDIPVPEGGTPEFKQVGRCFNQMGGRLKILYDDLEGQVAEQTRSLEKQNQNLTLLYQTTRDLHQSYIPQQAAEHFLNRILPAVGADSGRVCLDGGSDVYVSIHHADCGTAASDLGKYHEEIFPIEYQNETLGRLLLSFPNGISLDEDDRILLQTLGRQLGVSLAGAKQEEEKRLLAVLQERNLIAQGLHDSIAQALTFLNLQVQMLETAFAENKREEAAENIGFIKTGVQECYEDVRELLLNFRTKISNKEFPEAVADLFSRFTQQTGTTVETAWENGTHLPTQDEQLQMIFILQESLSNIRKHAHATHIKFRLLKQDGSFTMTIQDNGQGFDTENIGEPSGSHVGLHIMQERAKRIRAVLKIYSQPQQGTTVSLTGASEESLK, from the coding sequence ATGATACTGCCAGCCCGTTTTTCAGACGGCATCAGCCTTTCCCTGCGCCTGAAACTCCTGACCGGACTGTGGGTCGGGTTGGCGGCATTGTCTGTCGTTTTGACACTGCTGCTCTCTTTGCGTCTGGAAAACGCGGCCTCCGTCATCGAAGAGGCGGGCAACTTGAGAATGCAGGCATACCGTCTGGCATACATGGCGGGTGAAGGCTCGCCCCGTGCGCAAATTGACAATCAGGTTGCCGAATTTGAAAAAAGTTTAAAACGCATTGCCCAAAGCGATGCCATCCATCCGCTGATTCCTTCGGACACCCCTCTTGCTTATGATTTGATACAATCCATGCTGATTATAGATTGGCAGGCACACATCCTCCCCCCGCTCCAGTCCTACCGGCGACCGACTCAGGTCGATCTCTACCGCTTTGCCGGAAACATCGAACTGTTTTTGCAGGCATTGGAAAATGCCAACGAAAAAAACACATGGTGGCTCAGGCGTTTTCAATGGGCAATTATGTTGATGACGCTGGTGTCGTCTGTACTGATGCTGTTTTGGCACCAGATTTGGGTTATCCGGCCGCTGCAGGCGTTAAGGGAAGGTGCGGAACGCATCGGACGGAGGTGTTTCGATATTCCGGTTCCCGAAGGCGGTACGCCGGAATTCAAACAGGTCGGGCGTTGTTTCAATCAAATGGGCGGCAGGTTGAAAATTTTATATGATGATTTGGAAGGACAAGTCGCCGAGCAGACACGCAGTCTCGAAAAACAAAATCAAAACCTGACCCTGCTGTACCAAACTACACGGGATCTGCACCAATCCTACATACCGCAACAGGCTGCAGAACATTTTCTAAACCGTATCCTGCCCGCCGTAGGAGCAGATTCCGGCAGAGTTTGTTTGGACGGCGGATCCGATGTTTATGTTTCCATTCATCATGCGGATTGCGGCACAGCAGCTTCGGATTTGGGGAAGTACCATGAGGAAATCTTCCCCATTGAGTACCAGAACGAAACATTGGGCAGGCTGTTGCTCAGCTTTCCAAACGGCATTTCTCTTGATGAAGACGACCGCATCCTGCTTCAAACACTAGGCAGGCAATTGGGCGTATCGCTTGCCGGCGCAAAACAGGAGGAAGAAAAACGCCTGCTTGCAGTATTGCAGGAACGCAACCTGATTGCGCAAGGATTACATGACAGCATCGCACAAGCATTAACGTTCCTAAACCTACAGGTACAGATGCTGGAAACCGCCTTTGCCGAAAACAAACGGGAGGAAGCCGCAGAAAACATCGGCTTCATCAAAACAGGCGTGCAGGAATGTTATGAAGATGTCCGCGAACTGCTGCTCAACTTCCGTACCAAAATCAGTAATAAAGAATTTCCCGAAGCCGTTGCCGACCTATTCTCGCGCTTTACGCAACAGACCGGCACGACTGTCGAAACCGCTTGGGAAAACGGCACGCACCTGCCTACACAGGACGAGCAGCTCCAAATGATTTTCATCCTGCAAGAAAGCTTGTCCAACATCCGAAAACATGCCCACGCCACCCATATCAAATTCAGACTGCTCAAACAGGATGGAAGTTTTACAATGACCATTCAAGACAACGGACAGGGTTTTGACACGGAAAACATTGGAGAACCATCGGGCAGCCATGTCGGACTGCATATCATGCAGGAGCGGGCCAAACGTATCCGCGCCGTATTGAAAATCTATTCCCAACCCCAACAGGGAACCACCGTCTCATTGACGGGTGCATCTGAAGAAAGCTTGAAATGA
- the ribBA gene encoding bifunctional 3,4-dihydroxy-2-butanone-4-phosphate synthase/GTP cyclohydrolase II gives MTDTADLRRRNLRQWIEKYYGGLQTRFAEAVALNTGELSALLKNKSFGEKKARKIEQAAKMPAMWLDRANPAAQTDHQERRTMSHISPIPEILADIKAGKMVIITDAEDRENEGDLLMAAQFVTPEAINFMIKNARGLVCLPMDGEMVEKLGLPMMTQKNGAQYGTNFTVSIEAAHGITTGISAADRALTIQTAVSPTAKPADIVQPGHIFPLRAQKGGVLVRAGHTEAGVDLAQMNGLIPAAVICEIINDDGTMARMPELMKFAEEHKLKIGTIADLIEYRSRTESLLEDMGNAPVQTPWGEFQQHVYVDKLSGETHLALVKGTPAADTETLVRVHEPFSVMDFIQANPRHSWSLPKALERIQQAESGVVILLHRAEDGASLLDRTLPKGANQAYKWDSKSYGIGAQILVGLNVKKLRVLGQPSSFTGLTGFGLEVVGFEEAEK, from the coding sequence ATGACCGACACAGCCGACCTGCGCCGCCGCAACCTGCGGCAGTGGATAGAAAAATACTACGGCGGTTTGCAAACCCGTTTTGCCGAAGCCGTTGCCCTCAACACAGGCGAACTCTCCGCCCTTTTGAAAAACAAATCCTTCGGCGAGAAAAAAGCCCGTAAAATCGAACAGGCTGCAAAAATGCCCGCTATGTGGCTGGATCGGGCAAACCCCGCCGCACAAACCGACCATCAAGAAAGGCGCACTATGTCCCACATCTCCCCCATTCCCGAAATCCTGGCCGACATCAAAGCCGGCAAAATGGTCATCATCACCGATGCCGAAGACCGCGAAAACGAAGGCGACCTGCTGATGGCGGCGCAATTCGTCACGCCCGAAGCCATCAACTTTATGATTAAAAACGCGCGCGGCCTGGTCTGCCTGCCGATGGACGGTGAAATGGTCGAAAAACTCGGGCTGCCGATGATGACCCAAAAAAACGGCGCACAATACGGCACCAACTTTACCGTCTCCATCGAAGCCGCACACGGCATTACCACCGGCATTTCCGCCGCCGACCGCGCCCTGACTATTCAAACCGCCGTTTCCCCGACCGCCAAACCCGCAGACATCGTCCAACCCGGTCATATCTTCCCGCTTCGCGCCCAAAAAGGCGGCGTACTCGTCCGCGCCGGACACACCGAAGCCGGCGTCGACTTGGCGCAAATGAACGGGCTGATTCCTGCCGCCGTCATCTGTGAAATCATCAACGACGACGGCACGATGGCGCGTATGCCCGAACTGATGAAATTCGCCGAAGAACACAAGCTCAAAATCGGCACGATTGCCGACCTCATCGAATACCGCAGCCGTACCGAAAGCCTGCTTGAAGACATGGGCAATGCGCCTGTACAAACCCCGTGGGGCGAGTTCCAACAACACGTTTACGTCGACAAACTCTCCGGCGAAACCCACCTCGCCCTCGTCAAAGGCACGCCCGCCGCCGACACCGAAACCCTCGTCCGCGTCCACGAACCCTTCAGCGTGATGGACTTCATCCAAGCCAATCCGCGCCATTCATGGTCGCTGCCCAAAGCCCTTGAGCGCATCCAACAAGCCGAAAGCGGCGTCGTCATCCTCTTACACCGCGCCGAAGACGGCGCATCCCTGCTCGACCGCACCCTGCCCAAAGGTGCAAACCAAGCCTACAAATGGGACAGCAAAAGCTACGGCATCGGCGCACAAATCCTCGTCGGCCTCAACGTCAAAAAACTGCGCGTCCTCGGGCAGCCCTCATCTTTCACCGGCCTGACCGGCTTCGGTTTGGAAGTCGTCGGCTTTGAAGAAGCGGAAAAATAA
- a CDS encoding IS5 family transposase translates to MSTFFQQTAQAMIAKHIDRFPLLKLDQVIDWQPIEQYLNRQKTRYLRDHRGRPAYPLLSMFKAILPGQWHSLSDPELEHSLITRIDFNLFCRFDELSIPDYSTLCRYRNWLAQDDTLSELLELINRQLTEKGLKIEKASAVVDATIIQTAGSKQRQAIEVDEEGQVSGQTTPSKDKDARWIKKNGLYKLGYKQHTRTDAEGYIEKLHITPANAHECKHLPPLLEGVPRGTTVYADKGYDSAENRQHLEEHQLQDGIMRKACRNRPLTEAQTKRNRYLSKTRYVVEQSFGTLHRKFRYARAAYFGLIKVSAQSHLKAMCLNLLKAANRLSAPAAA, encoded by the coding sequence ATGAGCACCTTCTTTCAACAAACCGCGCAAGCCATGATTGCTAAACACATCGACCGTTTCCCTCTATTGAAGTTGGATCAAGTGATTGATTGGCAGCCGATCGAACAATACCTGAATCGTCAAAAAACCCGTTACCTTCGAGACCACCGCGGCCGTCCTGCCTATCCCCTGCTGTCCATGTTCAAAGCCATCCTGCCCGGACAATGGCACAGCCTCTCCGATCCCGAACTCGAACACAGCCTCATTACCCGCATCGATTTCAACCTGTTTTGCCGTTTTGACGAACTAAGCATCCCCGATTACAGCACCTTATGCCGTTACCGCAACTGGCTGGCGCAAGACGACACCCTGTCCGAATTGCTGGAACTGATTAACCGCCAACTGACCGAAAAAGGCCTAAAAATAGAGAAAGCATCCGCCGTCGTTGACGCCACCATTATTCAAACCGCCGGCAGCAAACAGCGCCAGGCCATAGAAGTCGATGAAGAAGGACAAGTCAGCGGCCAAACCACACCGAGTAAGGACAAAGATGCCCGTTGGATAAAGAAAAACGGCCTCTACAAACTCGGTTACAAACAACATACCCGTACCGATGCGGAAGGCTATATCGAGAAACTGCACATTACCCCCGCCAATGCCCATGAGTGCAAACACCTGCCGCCGTTGTTGGAAGGGGTACCTAGAGGTACGACCGTCTATGCCGACAAAGGCTACGACAGTGCAGAAAACCGGCAACATCTGGAAGAACATCAGTTGCAGGACGGCATTATGCGCAAAGCCTGCCGCAACCGTCCGCTGACGGAAGCGCAAACCAAACGCAACCGGTATTTATCGAAGACCCGTTATGTGGTCGAACAAAGCTTCGGTACGCTGCACCGCAAATTCCGCTATGCGCGGGCAGCCTATTTCGGACTGATTAAAGTGAGTGCGCAAAGCCATCTGAAGGCGATGTGTTTGAACCTGTTGAAAGCCGCCAACAGGCTAAGTGCGCCCGCTGCCGCCTAA
- a CDS encoding glycosyltransferase family 2 protein has protein sequence MIFSIIVPIYNVEKYLRCCVDSVLAENFADYEMILVDDGSPDGCGKICDEYAGKYPHIKVIHQENGGLSDARNAGIRAAKGDYLIFLDSDDYWADTNRSKNAGGFSLIYNNLQTKRLI, from the coding sequence ATGATTTTCTCCATCATCGTCCCTATTTACAATGTGGAAAAATACCTCCGCTGCTGCGTGGATTCCGTGCTTGCCGAAAATTTTGCCGATTATGAAATGATTTTGGTCGATGACGGTTCGCCGGACGGCTGCGGGAAGATTTGCGACGAATATGCAGGCAAATATCCGCATATAAAAGTGATTCATCAAGAAAACGGCGGGCTGTCGGATGCCCGCAACGCCGGTATCCGGGCGGCAAAAGGCGATTACCTAATCTTTTTGGACAGCGACGACTATTGGGCCGATACCAACCGTTCAAAAAACGCGGGGGGATTCTCTTTGATTTACAACAACTTGCAGACAAAAAGGTTGATTTGA
- a CDS encoding N-6 DNA methylase produces MDASGLGEKIKDGKKTVLSCEEEQKICNTFTNKQAVEDFSVVIGYDEIKAKNHSLSAGQYFEVKIDYVDISADEFAQKMAGFSADLDKLFAESAELEKEIKDRLAMLKFNS; encoded by the coding sequence ATCGACGCATCGGGCTTGGGCGAAAAAATTAAAGACGGCAAAAAAACCGTACTTTCCTGCGAAGAAGAACAAAAAATCTGCAATACTTTCACGAACAAACAGGCAGTGGAAGATTTCAGTGTGGTAATCGGCTACGATGAAATCAAAGCGAAGAATCACAGCTTGTCGGCGGGGCAGTATTTCGAGGTAAAGATTGATTATGTGGATATTTCCGCCGACGAATTTGCGCAAAAAATGGCGGGATTTTCAGCGGATTTGGATAAACTTTTCGCCGAATCTGCCGAATTGGAAAAAGAGATTAAGGATAGATTGGCGATGTTGAAATTCAATTCATAA
- the ribA gene encoding GTP cyclohydrolase II, with translation MSEMLNHVASCRLPTEWGVFTMHGFEEANGQEHVALTVGNFSDGNPVLTRIHSECLTGDALFSRKCDCGPQLEAAMRAVQTEGRGIIVYLRQEGRGIGLINKIRAYHLQDQGMDTVEANLALGLPVDARDFRLAQSIYEYLGIRSVKLLTNNPEKIQTLKDAGINVVERIPLHVGENLENKRYLQTKADKLGHLMSE, from the coding sequence ATGTCTGAAATGTTGAACCATGTGGCATCCTGCCGCCTGCCGACCGAATGGGGCGTATTTACGATGCACGGCTTTGAAGAGGCAAACGGGCAGGAACACGTCGCGCTGACCGTCGGTAATTTTTCAGACGGCAATCCGGTTCTGACGCGCATCCACTCCGAATGCCTGACGGGCGATGCGCTGTTCTCGAGAAAATGCGACTGCGGACCTCAACTTGAAGCGGCCATGAGGGCGGTACAGACAGAGGGGCGCGGCATCATCGTCTATCTGCGTCAGGAAGGACGCGGCATCGGGCTGATTAACAAAATCCGCGCCTATCATCTGCAAGACCAAGGTATGGATACGGTTGAAGCCAATTTGGCACTCGGGCTGCCCGTCGATGCCCGCGATTTCCGTTTGGCGCAATCTATCTACGAATATCTGGGCATCCGCTCGGTCAAACTGCTGACCAACAACCCCGAAAAAATCCAAACCCTGAAAGATGCCGGGATTAACGTGGTCGAACGCATCCCCCTGCACGTCGGGGAAAACCTTGAAAACAAACGCTACCTCCAAACCAAAGCAGACAAGCTGGGACATCTGATGTCGGAATAA
- a CDS encoding riboflavin synthase yields the protein MFTGIVQGLGKLTAIHRPSEAFQTYVVELPQEAADNLQRGASVANNGCCLTITEIEGNRVSFDLMAETLAKTNLGLLKEGDCVNIERAARFGDEIGGHVMSGHIMATVPIVEIERDGYNRTVWFSLPHELKPYILTKGFVGLDGCSLTIGKVEDSRFNVHLIPETLERTLFGSRKVGDRINIEIDPNTQAIVDTVERLMAQRYAK from the coding sequence ATGTTTACAGGCATTGTTCAAGGATTGGGAAAACTGACGGCAATCCACCGCCCGTCGGAGGCATTTCAGACTTATGTCGTCGAGCTTCCGCAAGAGGCGGCGGACAATCTGCAACGCGGCGCATCGGTCGCCAACAACGGCTGCTGCCTGACGATTACCGAAATCGAAGGAAACCGCGTCAGTTTCGATTTAATGGCGGAAACTTTGGCAAAAACCAATTTAGGGCTGCTGAAGGAAGGCGATTGCGTCAACATCGAACGGGCGGCGCGTTTCGGAGACGAAATCGGCGGACACGTCATGAGCGGACACATTATGGCAACCGTGCCTATTGTCGAAATCGAACGGGACGGGTACAACCGCACGGTTTGGTTTTCGCTCCCGCACGAACTCAAACCCTATATCCTGACCAAAGGGTTCGTCGGCTTGGACGGTTGCAGCCTGACCATAGGCAAAGTCGAAGACAGCCGTTTCAATGTCCATTTGATTCCCGAAACTTTGGAACGGACGCTGTTCGGCAGCAGAAAGGTCGGCGACAGAATCAACATCGAAATCGATCCGAATACGCAGGCAATCGTCGATACCGTCGAACGGCTGATGGCGCAAAGATATGCAAAGTGA
- the purM gene encoding phosphoribosylformylglycinamidine cyclo-ligase: MSTSLSYRDAGVDIDAGDQLVENIKPFAKRTMRPEVLGDLGGFGALVEIGKKYKNPVLVSGTDGVGTKLKLAFDWDKHDTVGIDLVAMSVNDILVQGAEPLFFLDYFACGELDVPRATDVIKGIAQGCEESGCALIGGETAEMPGMYPVGEYDLAGFAVGVVEKENVITGRSIGAGDVVLGLASNGAHSNGYSLIRKIIERDNPDLDAEFDNGKTLREAVIAPTRLYVKPILAALEKFTIKGMAHITGGGITENVPRVLPENTVAQIDAKSWELPKLFQWLQKAGNVETQEMYRTFNCGIGMVVIVAAEDADAVQGLLGEQGETVYRLGCIRERQGDEHQTQVA, translated from the coding sequence ATGAGTACTTCATTGAGTTACCGCGATGCAGGTGTCGATATCGACGCAGGCGACCAACTGGTCGAAAACATCAAACCGTTTGCCAAACGCACCATGCGTCCGGAAGTATTGGGGGATTTGGGCGGTTTTGGCGCATTGGTCGAAATCGGCAAGAAATATAAAAATCCCGTATTGGTCAGCGGTACGGACGGCGTGGGTACCAAGCTCAAACTTGCCTTTGATTGGGATAAACACGATACGGTGGGCATCGACCTTGTTGCAATGAGTGTCAACGATATTTTGGTTCAAGGAGCAGAACCTCTGTTTTTCTTGGATTATTTCGCCTGCGGCGAATTGGATGTTCCGCGCGCAACCGATGTCATCAAAGGCATTGCACAAGGTTGCGAAGAATCCGGCTGCGCCCTGATTGGCGGGGAAACTGCCGAAATGCCGGGTATGTATCCCGTCGGAGAATACGATTTGGCGGGTTTTGCCGTCGGCGTAGTGGAAAAAGAGAATGTCATTACCGGCCGCAGCATCGGCGCGGGCGATGTGGTATTGGGTTTGGCTTCCAACGGCGCACATTCAAACGGCTATTCCCTTATCCGTAAAATCATCGAACGCGACAATCCCGATTTGGATGCCGAGTTTGATAATGGCAAAACCTTGCGTGAGGCTGTTATTGCGCCGACCCGTCTGTATGTGAAACCGATTCTTGCCGCTTTGGAAAAATTTACCATTAAAGGTATGGCACACATTACCGGCGGCGGCATTACCGAAAACGTGCCGCGCGTGTTGCCTGAAAACACGGTTGCACAAATCGATGCTAAATCGTGGGAATTGCCCAAGCTCTTCCAATGGCTTCAAAAGGCGGGCAATGTGGAAACCCAAGAAATGTACCGAACCTTTAACTGCGGCATCGGCATGGTCGTTATTGTTGCTGCCGAAGATGCCGATGCGGTTCAGGGTCTCTTGGGTGAACAAGGTGAAACAGTTTACCGTTTGGGTTGCATCCGTGAGCGTCAGGGAGACGAGCATCAAACCCAGGTTGCCTGA
- a CDS encoding response regulator, with the protein MTIKIILIDDHTLFRSGIKALLSRQHGFEVIGEAADGLSGIKMINRLQPDVVLLDLDMPGMNGREALSQIISINPQQAVIMLTVSEDNDDLTECMRIGARGYLLKNINADFLLESIRKAAEGDNVFSPEMTAKLVKSLISPQPAQGTQALSSLTPRELEILGYLAAGHSNKIIARHLDLAESTVKVHVQNLLRKLNLSSRVQAAVYAIRHNVPQPVLE; encoded by the coding sequence ATGACTATTAAAATTATCCTGATAGACGACCACACCCTCTTCCGCAGCGGCATTAAAGCCCTTTTGTCGCGCCAACACGGTTTTGAAGTCATCGGCGAAGCCGCAGACGGCCTCTCGGGCATTAAAATGATCAACCGGCTGCAACCCGATGTCGTCCTGCTTGACCTTGATATGCCCGGTATGAACGGACGCGAAGCACTCTCCCAAATCATCAGCATCAATCCGCAGCAGGCAGTGATTATGCTGACCGTTTCCGAAGACAACGACGACTTGACCGAATGTATGCGCATCGGCGCGCGCGGCTACCTGCTGAAAAACATCAACGCCGACTTTCTGCTCGAAAGCATACGCAAGGCCGCCGAAGGCGATAATGTATTCTCGCCCGAGATGACCGCCAAACTCGTTAAAAGCCTGATTTCCCCCCAACCTGCCCAAGGGACACAGGCACTCTCCTCACTTACCCCTCGCGAACTGGAAATCTTGGGCTATCTCGCCGCAGGACACAGCAACAAAATCATCGCCCGCCACCTCGATCTTGCCGAATCCACCGTCAAAGTCCACGTTCAAAACCTGCTCCGCAAACTCAACCTCAGCAGCCGGGTGCAGGCCGCTGTTTACGCCATCCGGCACAACGTCCCCCAACCCGTGCTGGAATAA